The Streptomyces sp. NBC_00236 DNA window AGGTGGTTGTTCGCGTACCGGTTGTGGTGCGAGGTGTCGGTCTGCTTGCCGAGGGCGTCCTCGCCGCGGATGAAGGCGGGCACGGCGCTCAGGAAGAAGGCGGCGCGCTTCTGCCCGTACACCCAGTTGTTCTCGTAGAGGTTCCAGTTGCCTCCGGCGGTGATGATGCCGGTGCCCGGAGGCATGGAGATCTGCGGGCAGACCACCCCGTCCTCGTATCCGCGCTCGACGGGTGGCTTGGCGCAGGTGCCGTCGGCGACGTACGGGTAGTAGTCGGCGTTGTTGTCGTGGATCAGGTTGCGCTCGAAGCGGGCGTGGTTCTGCGGCAGCCCGGGGTGTCCGGGGAAGGCGCTGTCCATCGAGGCGCCGCCCATGTTGTGGTCGAACTCGTTGTCGTGGACGTAGACGGAGTCGCCCGCCGTGCCCGAGTAGCCGACCATGTTGTGGTGGCTTCGGCAGCCGGTGATCTCGATCGAGTAGCGCGGCACCTCGTAGCCGTAGCCGTCGTTGATGTCCGACGCGCTGCCCGGGTAGATGCCGGAGTCGCCGTTGCCGTAGGACTCGCAGTTCTTGTACAGGCCGTGGTCACTCGCGAAGGTCAGGAAGCCGTACTCGTCGTTCCACCGGGTCAGGACGTCGTCGATGACGAAGCCGTCCTGGGCCAGGATGTACAGCGAGTTGAACGTGGTGCGCTGGGCGGTGAAGTTCTTGAAGTAGACCCCGTCCGAGCCGTCCGCCCGGACCGCGTTGAGCTTCTGGTACTTGGCGTCGATGACGACGTCCGACCGCGCGGCGCCCGTGCCCTCGATCTGGAGGTCCTTCTTGCCGAGGATCGCCACCAGGTTCTGGTTGTGCGGGCACTTCGCCTGCTGTTCGTAGCTCAGGATCTGGTAGCCGAGTTGCGAGTCGGGGGCCTTGAGCCGGGCGCACTCCCCCTTCGGCGCCGGGAGCGAGGGCTCCTCCTCGTAGAGGCCGGGCAGGATCGCGATGTTCTTCCCGGGCCCCGTGACGGCGTCGACGGCCTGCTGGAGATGGCGGTAGCCGGACTTCTGGCACCGGTCGAAGAGCGTCAGGTTCCTGGCCCGCAGGGCGTCCGGGAAGCCGGATATCCGGCGCTCGAAGTCGGCCCGGTCGCTCTTGCAGACCAGGAGATCGGGTTCGCCCGTGCGGTACGCGGGAACGCTGCCGGTGCCGTCGGGCAAGGTGACCGGCCGCTCCTCGTGCGCCTGGGCGGCCGGGGCCGCGAGCAGGGCGGCCGCGAGCGCCGCCAGAACCAGCAGAAATCTTCGTGTCCACGACATGAGCCGGAGAGTAGAGCATTGTTCATCTTCTGGAACCCCCCTGTGCCGCACGAATGCCGTTGACTCCCGGCCCTTCGATTCCTACGGTTAAGCATAGGATTCCAGGATTCTCATGCACCGGGAGCACATATGAGCGGCATCGAGCAGGCGCGGAAGACTGCGGAAGGGCTCGCGCACTCCGCCGGATTCGGCAATCAGCACAGCTCGGAAGCGGTGCCGGGAGCGTTGCCGCACGGCCGCAACTCGCCGCAGCGCGCCCCGCTGGGGCTCTACGCGGAGCAGCTCAGCGGTTCGGCCTTCACCGAGCCGCGCGTCCACAACCGCCGCTCCTGGCTCTACCGGATCCGCCCCTCCGCTGCCCACCCGCCGTTCACCCGGACCGACAACGGCGCACTGCGCACCGCCCCGTTCACCGAGACCGTTCCGGACCCCAACCGGCTGCGCTGGGACCCGCTCCCGGAGCCCGCGCCCGGCACGGACTTCCTTTCCGGTCTGTGGACGCTGGGCGGAAACGGCAACGCCGCCGAGCGCAGCGGCATGGCCGTGCACCTCTACGCCGCCAACACCGCCATGACCGACCGGGTGTTCAGCGACAGCGACGGCGAGCTCCTCATCGTCCCCGAGCACGGCGGCCTGCTGCTGCGCACCGAACTGGGCCTGCTGCGCGCCGAACCGGGCCATGTGGCACTGATCCCGCGCGGTGTCCGCTTCCGGGTGGAACTCCTCGACGCCACCGCCCGCGGCTACGTCTGCGAGAACTACGGCAGCCCCTTCGTCCTCCCCGACCTCGGCCCGATCGGCGCCAACGGCCTGGCGAACGCACGGGACTTCCTCGCCCCGGTCGCCGCGTACGAGGACGTGGAGCGCCCGGTCGAGGTGGTCAACAAGTACTGCGGCAACCTCTGGTCGGCGACGTACGACCACTCGCCGCTGGATGTGGTCGCCTGGCACGGCAACCACACCCCGTACGTCTACGACCTGCGCCGGTTCAACGTCATCGGCTCGATCAGCTACGACCACCCGGACCCGTCGATCTTCACGGTGCTGACCTCGCCCTCGGACACCCCCGGTCTGGCCGGGGTCGACTTCGTGGTGTTCGCGCCGCGCTGGCTGGTGGGCGAGGACACCTTCCGGCCGCCGTACTTCCACCGCAACGTCATGAGCGAGTACATGGGCCTGATCGAGGGCGCTTACGACGCGAAGACGGCAGGCAAGGGCGGCTTCGTGCCCGGCGGCGGCTCCCTGCACAACATGATGTCGGCACACGGACCGGACCGCGAGACCTTCGAGCGGGCGAGCACGGCGGAGCTGAAGCCGCAGAAGATCGACGACGGTCTGGCGTTCATGTTCGAGACCCGCTGGCCGGTCATCGCGACCGGGCAGGCGGCGACGGCCGGACATCTCCAGCACGGCTACGACGACGTGTGGCAGGGTCTGAGCCGCAACTTCAGGCCGTAAGGGCCCCGTGCCACTCCAGGCCGCAAGGGCCCCGTGCCGCAGCGACGACGAATGCAGGTGACCCAGGTGCCGCAGCCCTCTCCGACGCCCCCCACGGCCCAGGGAGCCGCCTTCGCGCCCGACTCGCTGGTCCTGAACCGCAAGCTCCCGCTGTGGTACCAGGTCTCGCAGTCGTTGCGGGCCTCGATACTGGGCCGCACCGCGGACGCCACCCTGCGGCTGCCGACCGAGGAACAGCTCGCGGCGCACTACGGCGTCAGCGTCCTCACGATGCGTCAGGCGCTCAAGGAACTGGAGACGGAGGGGCTGATCAGCCGGCACCGGCGGCGCGGCACGTTCATCGAGCCCCGCGCACGCCGGGTGTCGCCGGTGCGGCTGATGGGTTCGATCGACGCGATCGTCGCCCAGCAGTCGGGCGAGCGCACCACCCTGCTCGAACACGGCCCGTCCCCGGTGCCGGGCGATGTCGCGGAGTACTTCCCCGGCTGCACCGAAGTCGTCGGATACCGGCGCCTGCGGTGCGAGGAGGACACCGGCGAGCCGACCAACTGGGCGCAGAACTGGGTCCGTCCGGAGGCCGCGGCCGGGATCGACCCCGCCGATCTCGAACGCTGGCCGATGACCAAGGTGCTGCGCGACCGCGCCGGCGTCCCGATCGCCAGGATCACCGACACGGTCGAGGCCCGGCTCGCCGACCCGGCCACCGCCGGGCTGCTCCGGGTCCCGCTGCTCAGCCCGATCCTGTACTACACGGGCGTGGCGTACGACGAGAGCGGCCGGGTGGTCGATGTGGCGCAGATCCGTTACCGGGGCGACCGGTTCTCCTTCTCGGTCACCGTGGAGACCCACTGACGGCAGCGGCGGCCCCGGGGGCCGGCAGGCGCCCTGCCGGGACCCGTGGCGGCGCCGTTACGATGCCGGGGACGGCGGCAGACGTGGCGACGGGGAGGACGACACGGTGGCAGCTCCGGCAGCGGCCGGCTCCGGCGAGGGCCCGCACAGCCCGCTCCTCGACGACCTCATGCCCTGGTCGGTACGGCCGCTCAGGACCGGGCGCCCCTGGGTGACCGCCCCCGACGCGGGCTCCCTCAGGGCCCGCTGGGAACGGCTCGTCCGGGCCCCTGACACCGAACGTGAGCAGCTTTTCGGGCCCACCCGCACGCACAGCCCGCAGACCCCGGTGGCGGCCCTGCCCGGGCAGTCCACCGGCACCGGCCGGTTCGCCCGTGAGCCGGGTCCGTGCCCGGAGCCGGTACGGATCCTGCACGGGCCGTACGACGAGCAGTGGCTGCTCCCCGACCACCGCCTGATCGACGTGGCCCGGCCCGAGCTCTGGCGGGTCGCCGACGGGCAACAGCTCTTCCTCCTCGAGCACGGCCGGGTGCCCCAGGACACCGGCCCCGCCCTCTCGGTGACCGCACTGCTCCCCGACGGCCACTCCCCCGCGGGGCGGCCCGGCCGGATCCGTCCGCTGTTCCGGCGCCCCGGCGGCGGCGAACCCAATCTGGCCCCCGGACTGCTCGGCCTGCTGCGGGCCCGCCACGGGGACACGGTCACCGCCGAGTCGGTACTGGCGTGGATCCTCGCGGCGGCCCGCCGCACCCCGGACGGCTGCGCGGTGCCGCTGCCCGCGGACACCGCGCGCTGGTCGGCGGGCTTGGAGCTGGGGCACGAGCTGCTGCGGGTCCAGTTGCGCGGGGCCCGGGGCGGGGAGCGCCCCCGGCTGCCGGGCGGGCGACGCCCCTACGTGCGGGCCGCCGTGCCGCCCGCCCCGTCGGAGCTCTCCTACGATGCCGAGGAGCAGGTGCTGAGCCTCGGTACGGGCCGCATCTCGCCGGTGCCCGCCGGTGCGTGGGAGTTCCGGGTGGGCGGCGTACGGGTGCTGGAGCTGTGGTTCGGGCGCCGGACGGCGGCGCCCGGGGCCGGCGGCCTTGAGGCCGTACTGCCCCGCGCCTGGCCGCAGGAGTGGACGTCGGAGCTGCTGGAACTGATTACGCTGCTCGCCCTGCTCGCCGAACTGCGGCCGCGGCAGGAGGAGCTGGCGGACGGTCCGGAGATCGGCGTGCCCGAACTGCGGGCGGCGGGTGTGCTTCCCGTGCCGGTGGCGGCCCGGCGTCCGGCATCCGTGCTCGACCACCAGGAGGAGGGCCCGGACGGCCAGTTCGCGCTGCTGTGAACCGGACCGTTCGACGCGCCCGCCCCACACGCGGCCGAACAACTCCAGCACCCGCCCCACACGCGGCCGAACGACTCCAGCACCCGCCCCACACGCGGCCGAACGACTCCAGCACCCGCCCCACACGCGGCCGAACGACTCCAGCACCCGCCCTACGCACGGCCGAACGAGTCCAGCACCCGGGCGAGCGCCCGGTCGAACACGGCGTCCAGATCGATCGGTCCGGGATCCTCGGCGAATCCCGCCGCCATCCGCGGGTACTTCCCGGTCATGATCTGGCTGATCAGGTACCCGGTGCGGGCGGCCTGCTCCTGCTCCTCGGACCAGGGCAGCGACCGGCTGCGCTCCGCCGTGGCGATCTCGTTGGCGGTGTAGGTGGTGACCACGCCGTTGAGCATGGCGATGAGTTCCATCTTCTCGCCGAACCGCGCGTCGAACCCGTCCAGGCAGCTCAGCGCGTACTCCAGGTACCGCAGGGCGTTCGGGCTGAACCCGTACACCGGTGACATCAGCCGGGGCACCCAGGTGTGGCGGTGCATCATCCCCCGGGCCTGGTGGGCGAGGGCGAGAAGATCGGCGCGCCAGTCACCGGACGGGTCCGGGAGGTCGTAGCCGGCGCTGACCGCGTCGAGCATCAGCTCGTACAGGTCCTCCTTGCGCGGGACGTAGTTGTAGAGCGACATGGTGCCGCAGCCGAGTTCGGCCGCCACCTTCCGCATCGACACCGCGTCGAGCCCTTCCGCGTCCGCGATGCGCACGGCGGCCGCCGCGATGTCCGCTCGGCTGAACGCGGGCTTGGGACCACGCCCCGCACGCTCGGGACGCGCCCAGATCACTTCCGGTACTGCGGGTCGCCCCACCATTGATCATCACCTCGGTCACCATGGTAGTTACGTACACCGTACGTAGTGCGGTACCGTTGCGGCATGACAACTACGTACGCTGTACTTAGTGAAGGTCTGGAGAAGCGCTACGGTCACGTCCACGCGCTGCGCGGCCTCGATCTGGCCGTCGCCGAAGGCACCGTCTGCGGGGTGCTGGGGCCCAATGGCGCCGGCAAGACCACCGCCGTCCGCGTCCTCACCACGCTGACCGCACCCGACGGCGGCAGCGCCCGGATCGCGGGCCACGACGTGGTGCGGGAGGCCGGGGCCGTACGGGCGGCGATCGGCGTCACGGGGCAGAGCGCCTCCGTCGACGGCGAGCTGTCCGGCCGGCAGAACCTGCGGCTCTTCGCCAGGCTGCTCAAGTACCGGGGCGAGGCGGCCCGCACCCGGTCCGACGAGCTCCTCGAACGCTTCGAACTGACCGACGCCGCCGACCGCCCGGCCCGCACCTACTCCGGCGGGATGCGCCGCCGCCTGGATCTCGCCGCCAGCCTGCTGGCCCGCCCCCAGGTGCTGTTCCTGGACGAGCCGACCACCGGACTCGACCCGCACAGCCGCAACCAGATCTGGGCGGCGGTACGGGAGCTGGCGGGCCGCGGCACCACCGTCCTGCTCACCACGCAGTATCTGGAGGAGGCAGATCAACTGGCCGACGACATCGTGCTCGTCGACAGCGGGCGGGCCGCCCACAGCGGCAGCCCCGCCGAACTGAAGGCCAGGATCGGCAGCTACGCCGAAGTCGTCGTCGCGCACGCGTCCGCGCTCGGAGCCGCCGCGGCGGTGCTGGACCAGCTGACGGGCGCGGAGCCGGTGCTCGACCACGAGCGCCGCACGGTGGGCGCGGTCGCCACGGACCCCTCACTCACCCTGCCCCGGATCGTCCGCGAACTGGACGCGGCGGGTGCGGCGGTGATCGACGCGAGCCTGCGCCCGCCCACCCTCGACGAGGTCTTCCTGCGCCTGACCGGCCGCAGCACCCCCATCAAGGAGACGGCAGCATGAGCACCGACGTACTCGTGACGGAACGACGGAGGGCGGACGCCACCGCGCCCGCGCACACACCCGTCGCGGACGGCCTGGCCGTGCTCGGCCGCCATCTGCAGCGGATCAAGGCGGCCCCGGGCGTCCTGATCCTCACCCAGACCATGCCGATCACGATGCTGCTGTTCTTCGGGTACGTCTTCGGCAGCGCCCTGGCCGTCCCCGGCCAGGAGTACCGCGCCTTCCTGGTGCCGGGACTGCTGGCGGCAACCGCGGCGAACGGCATCATGACGGGCATGTTCCAGTCCGCGCAGGACTGCCACCGGGGCGTGATGGACCGGCTGCGCACCCTGCCGATGAGCCGGTCCGCCGTTCCGTTCGGGCAGACCGCGGCCGATGTGCTGACCACGGCCGTCGGCCTGGTCCCGCTGATGCTGGTCGGCCTCGCCGTGGGCTGGCGGATCGAGGGCGGCCCGGCCGCCGCGGTCGGCGCGTTCGGCCTGCTGCTGCTGTTCCGGTTCGCGACGTCATGGGTGGGCTGCTGGCTGGGGCTCCTGATCCGGAACGAGGAGGCCGCCGGGCAACTGGGCGCGGCCACGTTCATCCTGCCGCTGCTCTCCAGCGCGTACATCCCGACCGACAACCTGCCGGGCTGGCTGCGCACGCTCGCGGAGTGGAATCCGATCAGCGCCGTCGCGGCGGCCGCCCGCGACCTCTTCGGCAACGCCGCACCGGCCGCCGACGCCGCCTGGCCGGTCGCCCACCCGGTGGCCGGAACGCTGCTCTGGTCGGCGGTGCTGCTCGCGGTCGCCGTACCGCTGTCCGTTCGCCTCTACTCGCGCGGCGGCGAATGACGGCACCGGGGCACCGGCTCAGCCGGGCAGCGCGACCGGCCGGTCCAGTGCGCCCAGCAGGGCGATGAAACCCGACTCCAGGAAGGCGCCGAGGGTGTCGAGGGCGTCCGGCTCGTCGAGCGGCCAGTTGGTGACGGCCTCCTCGGCGAAGGCCATCCAGGCGCGGGCGGCGACCGGCAGCCGGGGCGAGTCCGGCATCCCGAGCCGCCGCTGGCCCTCCGCCACCCGCCGGGCCACGAGGGTGCGCGTGGACTCGACGATGTCCTCCACGGCGGGATGGCTGCCGGCGGCGCCTCGGACCAGCGCGAGATAGACCCTGCGGTGCTCCGTGACGTACGCCGTGAAACCGGCGATGAACGACCGCAGCCAGGCGACGGGCTCCAGCGAGGGGTCCGGGTCCATGGCCGCGGCGAAGTCGTCGCACTCCCGCTGCACCATGGAGCGGTAGAAGTCCCGCTTGGAGTCGAAGTAGTGGAAGAGCAGCCCCCGGGAGATCCCGGCGCGGCGTGCCACATCGTCGGTGGAGAGCTCGTCCAGCGAACGATCGGAGAGCATGTCCACGCCAATCGTGACCAACTGCGCCCTTCGTTCGTCGGGACTCAGGCGCGCGGCTCGCTTCTCGGGCATGCGGACAGTGTAGAAGTACTTCGGCACCGAATTACCTCGGAGCCCACCCCACCGGCGGGCAAGAGGTTCACGCGGACATGGCGACGCGCCACTGCCGGCTCCGGGGATGACGGAAGAGCGGGCAGCAGCGCGAGGCCGGGACCGGGCGTCGGATCAGCGGCGGCTGCCGAAGAGCGAGCGCCGCAGCCGCCGCAGCGGGGCGAAGAGCGAGACTCTCGCGCTCCTGCTCCGGCGGGTGTGCGCGACGTCGCGCGAGGTCAGCTCGAGCATCAACAGCGTCGCCTCCGCGGACTCACGCTGCGGGACGGCGGGGCCGCCCAGCACTGCGAGATGGCGGTCGAGGCGCGAACTCGTCGCACCGCTCCCACACGTGATGGCAGGCACACGCGGCCTGCTACGCATCGTTATCTGTTCCATGTCACTCCCCACCCGTACGAGGGCACCCGGCCCGGGCAGGTTAACCCTATCGCCCCGCGGCGACACGCGTGTATCCCGGGCACAGGATTGAGCACACACATACGGAGGTTGACGACCTGTCTGCGAATCTGCCCGATTCCAGGGCGAGTTGGACAGATCGTCAACCTCCGGACGGATCAAGCCCATCGGGGGCCACTCACCGACAGGAACCCTGACCTGCATGGATCCTTCGGCAGGCGGTGCGACGGGCACAGCACGAATGTGCCGTCGAAGCCCGCGCCGGTCAGTCGAGCGAGTTGAGGACGGGCAGATAGCCGCCGGACTGCCCGGAGGCGAAGGGGTGGTACGACTCCCCGATGTTGAACCAGTTGAGACTGTGCAGCCATGCGCTCCCGGAGCAGATCTCGTGTCCGGTGAACGTTCCGGTGACATCACCGAAGGTGAAGCCGTGGTCGGCGGCACGCTTGGCGGTGGCCGCGTTGAGGTAGTCGGCGGCGCCGTTGATGGCGGTGCGCACCTTGTCACTCAGGCCGACGACACAGCTGCCGCCGATCTTGTAGAAGCGGGGGTAGCCGAGCACGACGACACGGGCGGACGGAGCCTTGGCGCTGATCGCGTCGTACACCGAGTCGAGCCGGCCGGGCAGCGTGGAGTCCACATAGCCGCGGGCGGTGGCGATCCGGTTGAGGCAGGTGGCCTCCGACTGGAGGACACAGGTCGTCATGACATCGGCGAATCCGGCGTCGTTGCCGCCGATGGAGATCGAGACGAGGTCGGTCGAGGCGGTGAGCGGTCCGAGCTGACTCGCGGTCACGTCGTTGGTGCGGGCACCCGAGCAGGCGGTGAAGGCGAACGAGGCGGGCGAGTTGGCGGCCGCCCAGAGCGAGGGGTAGGCGAGGGTGCTGCGCTTGCAGTCGCCGCTGGAGCTGATGTAACTGCCGGAGCCCACCCCCGAGGAGTAGGAGTCACCCAGCGCGACATAGTCGACGGCCTGGACGGACGGGGCGGCGTTCGCGGTGGCTGCCCCGGTCAGGGCGATGACGGCACCGAGCAGGAGTGAGGACGATAACGCCATGAGTCTGGATATTTTCATGGAACCTCCCTTGGACCGACCAGCAGGATCTCTGCCTACTCAGTGGTAGCAGCAGCGAAGGCCATTCCGGAAGTGTCCATGCCAAGTCGATCGGACGAGCTTCTGCCGCCGGTTCCCTGAGTTCGTGTCATATCGGTGCAACGGGCGTCACGGCGCGCACCGGACCGGAACAGCAGGTGACGAAACCTGGGTGCGCCGGATACGCGCGTGCCGGATCATGGGCGGCATGTCTGCCAACCCCGAGTCCGCGCTGCCGATCCGGCTCACCGTCGACGACAGCGACTCGCCGTCCGACGTCGTCGACGCGCTGTTCCTCGGCCGCTTCGCGACGGGCGAGCAGCCGTACTCGCACAGCTCCTCGCTCGACCGGGTGAAGAAGAGCGCCACGCTGTTGCCCGAGGGGGCGAAGGTGCTGCGCGCCGCCCGTGACGACGACCGCAGCGCCACGCTGGCCGAGGGCGAGGGCTGGACCCTGCTCATCTCGCGGTGGAACCGCGGCGCCGATGTCACGGTCACCGCGACCAGCCCGGAACTGGCCGGCAAGGTGCTCGACGAGGCCACCGAAGGCGCCCAGGACGAGCCGGAGCCCCAGCCGGAGAACGTGACGATGGGCTTCTGGTACGTCTCGCCGCGCCGCGGCCCGTACCGTACGACCCGTCAGATCACGGCCGGTACATGGGACGAGGTCCGCTCCAACTACACGGCGCCCGTGGCCGGTGCCATGGACCGGCTGATGAAGGTCACCCCGGACGACATCGCGGGCCGGCTGCTCCTGCTGCACGGCCCGCCCGGGACCGGCAAGACGTCCGCCCTGCGCACCCTGGCCCGGTCCTGGCGGGACTGGTGCCAGGTCGACTGCGTGCTCGACCCCGAGCGGCTCTTCAACGACGTCGGCTATCTGATGGACATCGCGATCGGCGAGGACGACGGCAGCGCGAAGGGCCGCTGGCGCCTGCTGCTCCTGGAGGACTGCGACGAGCTGATCCGCGGCGAGGCCAAGCACACGGCCGGCCAGGCGCTGTCGCGGCTGCTGAACCTCACGGACGGACTGCTGGGCCAGGGCCGCAACGTACTGGTGGGCGTGACGACCAACGAGGACCTGGAACGGCTGCACCCGGCGGTCGTCAGGCCCGGCCGCTGCCTGGCCCGCATCGAGGTGGGGCCGCTGACCCGCAAGGAGTCGGTGGCCTGGCTCGGCACGGAGGAGGGCCTGGGCCGGGATGCCGCCCGCGAGGGCACGACCCTGGCGGAGCTGTACGCCCTGCGCCGCGGCACGGGCCCGGCATCGGTCCCCAAGCAGGACTCGGGGGCGGACGCGGGTCTGTATCTCTGAGCCCGTCCCGGCCCTCACCTCAACCCGCGTACACCGCCCGCACCGCGTCCTGCGCCAGCTCCAGGGCCCGCGCCCGGGACATCCCCAGCCGCCGGGCCTGCTCCGCGTACTCGCGTGCGGTGGCGGCCGCGTGGCGTTCGGCCGCGTCGCCCGCAGCGGCGACGAACGTCCCGTTGCGCCCGCGCGTCTCGATCACTCCGTCCGCCTCCAGGGCCCGGTAGGCCTTGGCGACGGTGTTGGCGGCGAGGCCCAGCTCCTCGGCGAAACCGCGGACGGTCGGGAGCTTGTAGCCGACCGGCAGCGCGCCGGAGCGGGCCAGTTCGGAGATCTGCGTGCGCAGCTGCTCGTACGGAGCGGTGCCGGAATCCGGGTCAACGGAGATCTTCAGAGTCACGGGCCGATTCTGCCCCACCGCCGGAAATTCGGGGGCACACGGGCCGGACCTGCGGGTACGGTCCGGGCCATGACTGTCATCGTGCGCGATTTCCGGCCCGCCGACGCCGAGGACTGGGTGCGGGTGAGGCGCGCCGCGCTCCCGTTCATGGTCACCACGCCCGAGCAGATCGTCTTCGACCTGGCCACCGCCCATCCGGACAAGCGGTACCGGCTGCTGGTCGCGGAGGAGGACGGCGAGGTCATCGGGACGGCCCAGGTGGGGCGGGCCCACGAGAGTCCCGAGCCGGGGCAGGCGTTCTGCAACACGTTCGTCCACCCGGAACGGACCGGCCGGGGCGCGGGCACGCTGCTGCTGCGCACGGCCGAGGAGTATCTGGCCCTGGCCGGTGCGACCTCGGTCTACGCCTGGGTCCTGGACACCCCGGGCGACCGGGCGTTCGCCGGAAGGCGCGGCTACGCCCCGAGCCGGCCTGCGCACTTCCTCCATCTCTCGCTGGCCGGTGCCTCGCTGCCGCCCCGTCAGGAGCTTCCGGCCGGTGTGGAACTGCGTACCGCCGCCGACTTCGCCGACGATCCGCGCCCGCTCTTCGAGGCGGATGCCGAGACCACCGCGGACGAGCCCAGCGACACACCGGCCCTGCTGTCGGACTACGAGGAGTGGCTGACGGAGACCTGGCGCAGTCCCGGCCTCGACCACGGCCTCACCTCGGTCGTGGTGGCCGACGGCGAGGTGGCGGCGTTCAGCGTGGCGGAGACCGACGGAGTGGACCGCTACTGGTCGGGGATGACCGGCACCCGCCGGGCGTACCGCAACCGCGGGCTGGCGAAGCTGGCGAAGAACGACTCGCTGCACCGGGCGCGCGCCGCCGGGTACACCGACGCCTACACCGGCAATGACGCCG harbors:
- a CDS encoding right-handed parallel beta-helix repeat-containing protein → MSWTRRFLLVLAALAAALLAAPAAQAHEERPVTLPDGTGSVPAYRTGEPDLLVCKSDRADFERRISGFPDALRARNLTLFDRCQKSGYRHLQQAVDAVTGPGKNIAILPGLYEEEPSLPAPKGECARLKAPDSQLGYQILSYEQQAKCPHNQNLVAILGKKDLQIEGTGAARSDVVIDAKYQKLNAVRADGSDGVYFKNFTAQRTTFNSLYILAQDGFVIDDVLTRWNDEYGFLTFASDHGLYKNCESYGNGDSGIYPGSASDINDGYGYEVPRYSIEITGCRSHHNMVGYSGTAGDSVYVHDNEFDHNMGGASMDSAFPGHPGLPQNHARFERNLIHDNNADYYPYVADGTCAKPPVERGYEDGVVCPQISMPPGTGIITAGGNWNLYENNWVYGQKRAAFFLSAVPAFIRGEDALGKQTDTSHHNRYANNHLGTDKQGRSRPNGTDVWWDGQGAGNCWQSDAGASTPRSLPSCGSGRGSVTGGTDRLVGEPVKLAQLLVCADYNVQARRLPAGCDWYGARGIERIEVQASLGIAVVLVLVGGVLWWRRLRSSRLATAATLLGLLGLGLDVAGSTMGLAATYVPALALLLTGLWWAGIGLVLRRERPGLGWTTVALGGLTLLDALDKGVFMIPWIPLSPAWVRGLLGLIWVVWAVVAAARHGERAKATPEPAEPEPAPDSDAERVSAPESATTPASPTSPATAPDGEPS
- the hmgA gene encoding homogentisate 1,2-dioxygenase, with amino-acid sequence MSGIEQARKTAEGLAHSAGFGNQHSSEAVPGALPHGRNSPQRAPLGLYAEQLSGSAFTEPRVHNRRSWLYRIRPSAAHPPFTRTDNGALRTAPFTETVPDPNRLRWDPLPEPAPGTDFLSGLWTLGGNGNAAERSGMAVHLYAANTAMTDRVFSDSDGELLIVPEHGGLLLRTELGLLRAEPGHVALIPRGVRFRVELLDATARGYVCENYGSPFVLPDLGPIGANGLANARDFLAPVAAYEDVERPVEVVNKYCGNLWSATYDHSPLDVVAWHGNHTPYVYDLRRFNVIGSISYDHPDPSIFTVLTSPSDTPGLAGVDFVVFAPRWLVGEDTFRPPYFHRNVMSEYMGLIEGAYDAKTAGKGGFVPGGGSLHNMMSAHGPDRETFERASTAELKPQKIDDGLAFMFETRWPVIATGQAATAGHLQHGYDDVWQGLSRNFRP
- a CDS encoding GntR family transcriptional regulator, producing MQVTQVPQPSPTPPTAQGAAFAPDSLVLNRKLPLWYQVSQSLRASILGRTADATLRLPTEEQLAAHYGVSVLTMRQALKELETEGLISRHRRRGTFIEPRARRVSPVRLMGSIDAIVAQQSGERTTLLEHGPSPVPGDVAEYFPGCTEVVGYRRLRCEEDTGEPTNWAQNWVRPEAAAGIDPADLERWPMTKVLRDRAGVPIARITDTVEARLADPATAGLLRVPLLSPILYYTGVAYDESGRVVDVAQIRYRGDRFSFSVTVETH
- a CDS encoding type ISP restriction/modification enzyme, whose amino-acid sequence is MAAPAAAGSGEGPHSPLLDDLMPWSVRPLRTGRPWVTAPDAGSLRARWERLVRAPDTEREQLFGPTRTHSPQTPVAALPGQSTGTGRFAREPGPCPEPVRILHGPYDEQWLLPDHRLIDVARPELWRVADGQQLFLLEHGRVPQDTGPALSVTALLPDGHSPAGRPGRIRPLFRRPGGGEPNLAPGLLGLLRARHGDTVTAESVLAWILAAARRTPDGCAVPLPADTARWSAGLELGHELLRVQLRGARGGERPRLPGGRRPYVRAAVPPAPSELSYDAEEQVLSLGTGRISPVPAGAWEFRVGGVRVLELWFGRRTAAPGAGGLEAVLPRAWPQEWTSELLELITLLALLAELRPRQEELADGPEIGVPELRAAGVLPVPVAARRPASVLDHQEEGPDGQFALL
- a CDS encoding TetR/AcrR family transcriptional regulator — its product is MVGRPAVPEVIWARPERAGRGPKPAFSRADIAAAAVRIADAEGLDAVSMRKVAAELGCGTMSLYNYVPRKEDLYELMLDAVSAGYDLPDPSGDWRADLLALAHQARGMMHRHTWVPRLMSPVYGFSPNALRYLEYALSCLDGFDARFGEKMELIAMLNGVVTTYTANEIATAERSRSLPWSEEQEQAARTGYLISQIMTGKYPRMAAGFAEDPGPIDLDAVFDRALARVLDSFGRA
- a CDS encoding ATP-binding cassette domain-containing protein, producing the protein MTTTYAVLSEGLEKRYGHVHALRGLDLAVAEGTVCGVLGPNGAGKTTAVRVLTTLTAPDGGSARIAGHDVVREAGAVRAAIGVTGQSASVDGELSGRQNLRLFARLLKYRGEAARTRSDELLERFELTDAADRPARTYSGGMRRRLDLAASLLARPQVLFLDEPTTGLDPHSRNQIWAAVRELAGRGTTVLLTTQYLEEADQLADDIVLVDSGRAAHSGSPAELKARIGSYAEVVVAHASALGAAAAVLDQLTGAEPVLDHERRTVGAVATDPSLTLPRIVRELDAAGAAVIDASLRPPTLDEVFLRLTGRSTPIKETAA
- a CDS encoding ABC transporter permease, whose translation is MSTDVLVTERRRADATAPAHTPVADGLAVLGRHLQRIKAAPGVLILTQTMPITMLLFFGYVFGSALAVPGQEYRAFLVPGLLAATAANGIMTGMFQSAQDCHRGVMDRLRTLPMSRSAVPFGQTAADVLTTAVGLVPLMLVGLAVGWRIEGGPAAAVGAFGLLLLFRFATSWVGCWLGLLIRNEEAAGQLGAATFILPLLSSAYIPTDNLPGWLRTLAEWNPISAVAAAARDLFGNAAPAADAAWPVAHPVAGTLLWSAVLLAVAVPLSVRLYSRGGE
- a CDS encoding TetR/AcrR family transcriptional regulator, translating into MPEKRAARLSPDERRAQLVTIGVDMLSDRSLDELSTDDVARRAGISRGLLFHYFDSKRDFYRSMVQRECDDFAAAMDPDPSLEPVAWLRSFIAGFTAYVTEHRRVYLALVRGAAGSHPAVEDIVESTRTLVARRVAEGQRRLGMPDSPRLPVAARAWMAFAEEAVTNWPLDEPDALDTLGAFLESGFIALLGALDRPVALPG